CACGACGTGAAGCCAACGCCAGGCCTGAAGCCGTACACCACAGCGGAGTTGCGTGGGCGCGGCGTGTATATCGCCAATGGCTGCATCTACTGTCATTCGCAGCAACCACGAGACAGCAGTTTCGCGCCCGATGCCAAACGTGGCTGGGGGCGAGCCGCCGTTGCCGGCGACTACTACTACGACAGCCCCCATCTTCTCGGCACCATGCGAACGGGGCCGGATCTGATGAACATCGGGGTGCGCCAGCCCAGCGCAGACTGGCATCTCGGCCATCTGTACCAGCCCCGTGCCTATGTCAGCGGCAGCATCATGCCGAGCTATCCATACCTGTTCGATGCCAAGGACGCTCCCGATGCCGGCGAGAAGGCCATCACCTTGCCACCAGGCTACGCGCCAGTTGGCAAGGTGATTGTTCCCACTGCGGCGGCGCTGGATCTTGTGGCATACCTGCAGTCACTGAACCGGACCGGGCCCGTATTGCCACCGATCAATGGCGCTGCGGCGCGCTGAAGGCAGGAGACTGCAATGACCGATGTTCGGGAAACACGGCAGGCCGAGGCGGCGCGTGCGCGCGAGCATGAAGACCCGCATGAGAATCAGGCGCCCATTCCGCGCTATGTGCTGGCAATGGTTGCCGTTCTGGTGGCATGGGGGGCGTGGTACATCGCCACGGCTCCAATCAATCAGGCGCCTGAACTGGGCGATCGCCGCACGCTGGCGGACCTGCGCGGCAATGCGAAGGGCGCTGGAGCGAAGGTCGACGGCGCCGCAATCTTTCAGAGCCGCTGCGTGGCTTGCCACCAATCCAATGGACAAGGCTTGCCCGGCGTCTTTCCGCCCCTGGCCGGATCGGAATGGGTCAACGGTAACGAGTCCCGTGTCGCACGGATTGTATTGCGAGGCGTGACCGGCAAGCTGACCGTCAAGGGCGCGGTCTATAACGGGGCGATGCCGGCATTTGCCGACCAGCTTACCGATGCCGAGATCGCGGCCGTACTGACACATGTACGCGTCCAGTGGGGAAATAGTGCTTCGGCAATTTCGGCGGAAGCCGTTGCGGCATCGCGTGCCGACACTGCCGGAATGAAAGGATCCTTCGATGGCGACGCCGCGCTTGGCGGGTCCGGCGGCTAGGCCGTGGCTGGCGCTTGCCGCCGTACTGGCGGCGGGCATCGGCGGGCTGCACGCGCTGACCTACGGGTTGTCGGCCTGGACACTGGACGAGCGGCGTGACCTGCGGATCGCGTCGCTGGATCTTCGAATGCCAGCGACTGCAGTGCGGAACCAGCAAGGGCATGGTGTGCAACTGTTTTCCGGAAACGCGACGTCGACGGTGTACATCGTGGATTTCATCTACACACGCTGCAATACCGTATGTAGCGCGCTGGGCGGCGAGTTCGCGCAGTTGTCTCACCAGGTCAAGGCCGATGGCTTGTCAGGTCAACTTGGTCTTGTTTCGATCTCACTCGACGCGCGCGATACGGCTGGCGACTTGAAAACGTACGCAGCAACGTATCGGGCGAGCTTGCCAGAGTGGGAGGTGGTCACCGCAAGCGATTCGCGCGAACTGAACGCGTTGCTACGCCAGGCGGATGTGATAGCGATCCCGGATGGGATGGGCGGCATCACGCATAACGGGGCACTCGACGTGGTTTCCGCGAATGGTGTGGTTTTGGCCACGTATCCAATGGAGCAATTTCAACAGGCGTATTTGTTTGCACGAAGCGTCGTGCGTCAGGCGGCGCGATGAGCAGGAAGTCATGGCATTTCGTTCTGCTGATTCTCCTGATTCCGGCGCTGCCCCCGCTCCGTGACGTCGTCGAGGCATCGATGTCTTCGCTGATGTTGTGTCTGCTGCCATGTCTGGCCGCGGCGGGTTGGGCCTTCGCCGAGCTATATGTCATAAGTCGCCGGAGCCTAATGGACGCGATGCGGCCCTACGGACTCGCTCTCTGTACCCTGTGCACATTTTCATATGGCGTCTGGATGGTGCCCATTGCCATTGACCTGTCCAGAATGTCGATGGCTACGGGCATTGCGCGCGATGCTTCGGTGTGCGTGGCGGGATTTTCGATGGCGCTTGCAATCCGCATTTCGCCGTGGCCCGTTTTACTCTTCTTCATTGGCAACTTGGTCTGGATGGGCGTGACAGTTGGATTGATCTTCGTTGAAGAGCCGGTGCGACTCTGCGCGAACTATCTGCTCGGAGACCAACATCAGGCCGGAGCTGGCATCGTCGCTTACTCGGCCGGCGCAGGACTATGGTTGCTTGGATGGGTTTTTCGCAAGGCGGGTCTTGCGGATCTGTCATCGGACATCTAGCTCGCTTCACTCCACATCACCGCCGTCGATCTGCAGGACGGTGCCGGTTGCGAAGCCGTTGGCAATCAGGAAGCGGCCCGCCTGGGCGAGTTCCGATGCAGTACCCACGCGACCGACCGGAAGACCCGCGCCGATGCCGTGTAGCACACTGGCGCGCGCGTCGGACGGCAGAAAGTCCCAGGTCGGGGAATCGACCACGCCCGGGGAGACGACGTTGACGCGAATCGGTGCCAGCTCCACGGCCAGCGTTCGCGCCAGTCCGTCGAGCGCCGCCACGATGCTGGCTCCTGCGTTGGCCTTGTACGCGGCGCCTTCAGCCAGTGAACGCAGAATGGTTCGACGGACCGGTCGATACGAGCACGCTTCGCAGCTTCTCCCAATGACAGTGCCTGACCGACCCGTAGTAGTCCCTTGTTGCTGAGCTGGCAATGTCCGGTGACGCGCCAGGAAGGGACAGCGATGATCGATGGTGTCAAAGCTCCCGGAGAAACTCGACTAACGCTGCGTTGACGACGTCCGGTGCTTCTTGGGGTAACCAGTGTCCTGCCGTCGGTACCACATCAGACTTGCGCAGCTTTGGTACGATTTTGGGCATGGCATCGATGATTTCACGCATGCCAGGCATAGCGAGCCCTGTGTCTCTTTCGCCGACAAGGTAAAGGGCAGGCACTTCGATGCGAAGCCCCTCAAACGCTGCTTGCATTTCCCAGTTTCTGTCGAGGTTCCGGTAGTAGTTCAGGCCGCCTCGAAAGCTAGAGACATTGAAGGCGCGTACGAACGCTTCGAGATCGGAGGAGCCAAGCCAATCCGGCAATGACGGGAAATCACCGAGGGCATCGAGATATTGCTTGCCCCGGGGTACCAGTCCGAACGGGTTCGGAGTGCTGGCGCCGCGAACGCCGACATCGCCCGAGGCCGAAAAGTAGATCTTGCGAAGGGTCGCAGCAACGTCTCGCTTAAGCTCGCTTTCGGCGAGTCCAGGTTTGGAGAAGTAATGGGTGTAAAACCACGCTTGGTCGTTCTGCGGAAACAGGCGACTTGGCGCAAATGGCGCGCGGCCCATCATCGGAACGCCGAGCGCCACGACACCCCGAAATCGGTCGGGCCGGAGCATTGCCGCCTGCCACGCAATAGTCGCACCCCAATCGTTTCCGACGATGACCCCTTCGCTTTCGCCGAGTACGCCAACGAGCGCAACGAGATCGCCGACAACGTCAAGCGTCGTGTATTGCCCAATACCTTCAGGGCAGTCGCTCAACCCATATCCGCGCAAGTCTGGCGCGACAGCGTGAAAACCAGCTTGCGCCAGTGCTGCGAGTTGATGTCGCCAAGCATGCGATGTCTCAGGAAACCCGTGGCAAAGCAGCACCAAGGGCCCCTCGCCTTGCTCTGCGACATGCAGTCGGATGCCGTTGGCTTCAATAAAGTTCTGACGGTAGGCGCTCATCGTGGCTCGGAATCATGGTCGTTTACAGCACGCATTGCATTAGCGTAACATCAAACATTACGGAAACTCAATAGTTCTGCTTTCATGCGATTCGACACCCGATTGGCCCGACTCCTGCACGTTCTGGTGCACATGCATCTACGCGGTGGTTCAACCACGTCTGAGAACATTGCATTGATGCTGCACACCAACCCAGTTGTGGTTCGAAGAACGATGGCGGCGCTGCGCGATGCAGGTTACGTCCAATCCACGGGTGGACGAGGGGGCGGATGGGACCTTGCGAGAGACCTTGAGGACTTCACGGTAAAGGATGTCTACGTGGCGATTGCACACACCGCGCTTTTCGCACTCGGCCCTGCTGACGACAACCCGGCATGCCCGGTAGAGGCTGCGGTGAATCGCCACATCAATGAGGCACTGAGTTCTGCGGAGATGACGATGCTTCGGTTTTTTGGAGAGAAGCGCCTGGCCGAAATCGCCCGAGATGCTACCTCGTCGATATCAGGGAAACCCAGTGGCCAGGTCTAAGACCGCGTGAATTGACTGCCGCCAGAGCAATTGCCATGACCGCGCCGGAATTGCGTCCTTGCCACGCTCGATCTGTGCGGATGCCTGCGGTGAGAGCAGTTAGGCGAGTCGCCTTTCCCGGTGCGATGAAACGGTCTTATGTGCTGAATCTACGAACCAGTTCCGCAGTTCGATAGTTGAAATGCTTCCTTGTGTGCCACCAGGTGGATTCCTAAGATTGCCCAGTTTGCAATTGCTTGGAGTGGTACATGAGTTCGGTCTTCGAGGCCTCCTACGTCAACGGAGGTCGACGTTCGCTGTTGCGGGGAATCGGCGCTGCGGCGGCAGGTGTTTCAGGCGTGCTGCCCGGTCTGTCGCTGGCGCAACAGCGCGAACAGGCGACGCTAGCCACAGGCAGTGCTGGCTACACGTGGGCCCTGACAGCGGTGGCCGAGAGCGCCGGCTACTGGAAGAAGCGCAATGTGGACCTGCGCGTCCAGGACTTCACGACGGGCCGTGACGCCATGCAGGCGTTGCTGGGTGGCTCGGCGAACTTTTCGACGACGACGGATACGCCACTGGTATTTGCCGTGCTGCAGGGCCTCAAGCCGGCGGTACTCGCGAACTTCAGCCGCTACTCGTATGACATGAAAATCGTCGCCAGCGAGCGCAGTGGGATTGATCCCAGGAACCCGGCAAGTCTCAGGGGAAAGAAGATTGGCACCCCCGCTGGCACGTCGGGCCAGTATGCGCTGGCGAAGTATCTGGAGTTCGCCAAACTGGCACCAGGTGACATCACGCAGATCAATATCGCGCCTTCGGACCTGGTAGGTGCGCTGGTACGCGGTGATATCGACGCATTCTCCTGGACGGCACTGGCTGGCAGTGCCGCACAGCGTCAGAGTGGCGGGAAGGTGGTGTTTCTCACCCAGAATGGCTACGAGAAGTACTTCCGTAGCCATCAGTTGCTGCTGGTCAATCAGGCCACGCTCAGCAGTCGAAAGCCCCTGCTGTCCGATGCAGTCAATGCCTTGCTTGATGCGGAGAACCATATCCACACCAACGCAGCCTGGCCGGAGCAGGTGTCGAGCCGCGTTCGCAGCACGCCAGAAGAGATCCGCCAGTTCACCTCTACGTTCGAGTTCAAGGTGGAGTTCAACAAAAGCTTCGTCGAAGATCTGGTCAGCCAGGCCCAATGGGCCATCGACAACAAGCTTGCCCCTCGTCCCACGGGCGATTTGCGGGAGCTGTTTCGCAGCGTGATCCACGACGAGACGTTGAAATCCATCAACCCGAGCCGTGTCAGTCTGGGGTGATCGTGTATGGGTGAGCTTATTCAGTTCCAGCACGTCTCGCAGTTCTTTGCGGTACGCGATTCCACGCCGACACAGGCGTTGAACGAAGTATCGCTGGACGTTCGCGCCGGAGAGTTCGTTTGCCTGATCGGCCCGTCGGGCTGTGGCAAGACCACGCTGATGCATCTGCTGGCAGGCTTTGTGAAGCCGACCGCTGGTGCGGTGCGCTTTCGCAGTGAGCTAGTGAGGGGGCCGGGCCCTGAGCGCGGCGCCGTGTTCCAGGAGTACGCGCTGTTTCCCTGGATGACCGCGCGCCAGAACGTGGAGTTCGGCTTGCGTGCGTTGAAGGTGGATGCCGGGGAGCGCAAGCGGCGTGCACTGCAGGCGTTGGAGCGGGTACATCTGTCCCATGCGGCGGATCGCTATCCCAATGAACTGTCTGGTGGCATGCGCCAGCGTATTGCCGTGGCGCGCTCTCTGGTCGTGGAGCCTCAGGTGCTGCTGATGGACGAGCCATTTGCCGCAGTGGACGCGATGACGCGGGCGTCGCTGCAGAATGATTTGCTGCGTCTTTGGCAGGAGACCGGCGTGTCGGTGCTGTTCGTTACCCACAACATCGATGAAGCAATCTTCCTCGCGCAGCGAGTGGTGGTCATGGCCGCGCACCCTGGAAGCGTCAGGGCCGATATTGCAATCGAGTTGCCGTACCCGCGCCAGCGCGGTTCGCTGGAGTTCGCGCAGCACTATGCCGAAATCGAGTCGGCGCTGGCGGAAGGTTACGAAAGGCGTGCAGGATGAGTTTCCCGAGTATTGCGCAACCCGAACTGGGCGCGGAAGGCAGGCGTCAAGGTGGCGCGGCAGCCACAGTCGCCGACACGGTGTCGCTGGCCGAGCGATTCCAGCAAGATTCCGAACGACAGGAGCGAAGCCGGCGTCGCGGACGCATCGCGCTGAATCTGCTGGGCGTGGCCTTGTTTCTCCTCGCATGGGAGGCGATTCCGCATGTGTTCGAGTGGATCAATCCGGCGCTGTTTCCGCCGCCGTCCAAGGTGCTGGAGGCCGCTATCCCCTTGATTCGGTCAGGTGAACTCTTCGGGCACATCGGCATGAGCTTGTTGCGTGCCATATCAGGTTTTGTCATCGCTCTGGTGCTGGGCATTTCCGTGGGTGTGCTGACCGCACGCATTCCCTTGCTGCAGTATGTGAGTGAACCAGTGCTGCATGGCTTTCGCTCAGTGCCGTCGCTGGCCGTGGTCCCGCTGGCAGTGCTGTGGTTCGGCATAGGCGAGGCACCCAAGGTTGCGCTGATTGCCTGGGGAGCGTTCTTCCCGATCTGGATTACCACCTTCATTGGCGTGCGCGACACCAACGTGGTGTACCTTCGTTCGGCGGCTTCCCTGGGGGCGGGGCGGTTGCAGCAGCTGTTCCTCGTAGTACTGCCGGCGGCATTGCCATTTATTCTGGCCGGCGTCCGTCAGGCGCTTGCGGTGTCGCTGGTCGTGCTGGTTGCCGCGGAACTCTCCGGGTCGACACAGGGCATTGCCTACATGATGTCGCTGGGACATCAGCTCTTCCAGGTGGAGATCATGTTCATCGGACTCGTGCTGCTGGGCGTGTTCGGTTTCCTGGCGGATCGCTTGTTCCTTCTGGTGACGCGCAAGCTGTTCCCGTGGTATCACACGGTCAGCTAAGACATGGGAGCGACACGAGGTCTGCTCGTCCTGCATAACGGGCAGATCCATACATTCGACGCCCGGCACCCGCGCGCCCACGCAATCGCGCTGCGCAACGGTAGCGTGGTGGCGCTGGATGACGCTGCCATGGCGCTCGCGCAGCAGGCCGAAGCCGTACGCGACCTACAAGGTGCGTGTGTCATTCCAGGCTTTAACGATACCCACGCGCACATGGAGCGAGAAGGGCTGAAGACGCTTCGCCCTTCGCTTGCACAGGCCCGCAGCGTGGCGGACGTGTTGAACGTCGTTCGCGAGCGGGCGCGATTGACGCCGAAAGGGCAGTACATCGTCACCATGCCGGTGGGTACGCCGCCTTACTACTTCGGCGGGCCCGCACAGTTGCGGGAGGCGCGCATGCCCACTCGCGAGGAGCTCGACGCAGCCGCACCGGATCACCCGGTCTACATTCCGGCGCACTTCGGCAACTGGGGCAAGCCGCCGGGACGCGCGGCACTCAACAGTCTGGCGCTGCGGAGGAACGGACTCACGCCTGCCAGTCAGTCACGCTGCGTCGGCGTGGAGATCGGGCTGGACGCACAGGGGCAACTGAACGGCGAGATCGTCGAACACAACAATCGCCCGACGATTGAGTTTGACTTGCTTCCGGATGTGCCCCGATTCGGCTTTGCCGAGCGGATTCAAGGGCTACGTATCTCACAGCGCCTTTATCATGCGCAGGGCGTCACCAGCATCTACGAAGGCCATGGCTCGGCGCCGGAGACAATCTCCGTGTATCGCCGGTTGTGGGAGGAGGGGGAGCTGACCATGCGCACCAGCCTGGTGGTGAGCCCAACGTGGGACAACCTGACTGAGGCGGCACGTGCGATGCGGGATTGGCTGGCAGTGGCCCGTGGGCGAGGTCTTGGTGACCCGTGGTTGCGCGTGAGCGGCGTCCATCTGGCCTATGGAGGTGACGCCGCCGTGGCCTGTTGCGCGCGGCAGGACTTGCCGAACACCGGATGGTCGGGCTTCGTCGAGCAGGCCGTGACGCCGGCAGACTATCGGGCCCTGTGTTTCCTCGCGGCCGAGCATGATTTGCGAGTCAACACCATTGTGGGCGATCGTCTGCATGAGATCGTTCCGGTGCTTCGCGAAGTGGACGCAAGATTTCCGCTGAACGGGCGCCGATGGGTGATGCAGCATATTGCCCGTGCGCGTCGCGAGGACTTGCTGGCGCTGAAATCGCTTGGCATTCTGGCCACCACTATTCCGACGTATTGCCTCTGGAAAGGTGGCAGCGCCTATCTCGACGAGACGGACGGTGGAAACGCCGTAGTGCCACATGCTACGTTCGAGGAGTTGGGGCTGACGTACGCCCTTGCGACCGACAACATCCCCTATCAGCCGTTTTTCACCCTCTGGGTGGCGGCACGCAGGCAGGAGCGCGTCAGTGGCCGTACCATCGGGCCCGGGCAGGCACTGTCTCTGCAACAGGGCCTGGCTGCGTTCACGGTGGCAGGTGCGCGGCTGACGTTCGACGAAGACTGGAAGGGGCCGCTCTATCCCGGCTACGCGGCCGATCTGGCAGTGCTGTCGGATGACCCGTTTTCGCAGGAGCCCGAAGAATGGAAGACATTGCACAGCACGCTCACCATCGTGGGAGGCCGGGTGGTGCATGAAGCCGAAGCGGCTTGAGTGAGGCCCGGGAGCCGGACTGGCCCTTGCCAGTCCCTGGTCCGCCGATAGCGGTAGCAGTCGCAGGCTGCGAGCGACTCCCTCGCTCAGCGGGCACCCGGCATACTGAGGAGTTGATATGAGTCGTCTACGCCCCGTTTCTCCGGAAATCCGCGATTCCAGCCAATGTTTTTGCGGTAGCTCCCCAGCAGTTCCTCGCGCACCAGCGATTGCTCGCTCACGCCGGTCGAAGCCTCGGCGTTGGGAGAGACGAACATGGCATCCTCCGGGCACCAGGCCTCGCACATGAAGCAGGTCTGGCAGTCGGCCTGTCGGGCAATGGTCGGTGCGGCCTGAGGCACGGCATCGAACACGTTGACCGGGCAGACGCGGACGCAGATGTTGCAGCCAGTGCAGCGGCTTTCGCTAATGAGTTCGATCATGCGGCAATACCTTCCTGCTCGGCCCTGGCTTGCGCCGATCGCGGACCACCTTGAGTGTCATAGGCCAACGGACGGGCCCAGACCTGGTCCAATCCTCCGCTGACGATATGGTGGTGCTGCGTGGGATCCAGCTGCAAGTGGTCGTAACGCTTGTGCATGCCGCGGGATTCCTTGCGGGCGAGGGCGCTGGCGTACATCCAGCGCGCAGTGGCAAGCATGGCCGCTGCCTCGCGCGCGGCAAGCATCTGCTCCACCGCCGCAGGCGCGGACTCGCGCACGCCGAGCCACGCGTCATCCAGACGACCGAGCGAAGGTGCCAGTACGTCGGCGTGGCGAAAGTAGTTGCGGTCGAATGGGAATACCTCGTCCTGCACGGCTCGGGTGAGCGCGGCAGGATTGATGGTCTGGCGGCCGGCACCAGAAATGGCCGCGACACCGGCGCCCCGCGCCGAGCGCTGGTTGGTGTCGCGCTGGAGTGCAAACCTCGCCGCCCCTTGGCCGGCCCATGAGCCGGAGGAAATCGCCCAGGCTGCATTGTGGCTGCCGCCTCCGGTAAATCCGCCGCAGATGGGCTCGCGCGTAGCAGCATCTCCGGCGGCATACAGGCCGGACACGCTGGTGGCGCAGTCTTCGCTGGTGATACGCAACCCGCCGGTTCCGCGTACCGTGCCTTCGAGACGCAGCGTGACGGAAAAGCGTTGTGTGAAAGGATCGATGCCCTGACGGTCGAACGGCAGGAAGAAGTTGGGCTGCGAGGCGCGCATGGCCAGACGTGTCGCCTCATCGGCCTTGTCCAACCGGGCGTAGACCTTCTGCCGATTTAGCTCGCGCGCGATCACGCTACGCCCCCCTTTGGATGCGGCGCCGGGAATCACCTCGCCAGCTTCATCGGTGAAAGAGGCCCAGTTGTAGAACATGGTCTTGGTAACCGAGCCGCTTTCGGGCGCGATGGCATAGGCGTTGGAGAACTCCATGCCAGACATCTCGGCACCCACTTCCGCACTCATCAGCAATCCGTCACCAGTGAGGACATTGCAGCCGAGCGCACGACTCAGGAACGCGCAGCCACCGGTGGCGATGACGACCGCTTTGGACCTGACTCGCCATTGTGAGCCGTTCTGGCGGTGAACACCGCGCGCGCCAGCCACGCTGCCATCGTCAGCCTGCAGCAGTTCCAGCGCGGGGCTTTGGTCCAGAATCTTCACGCCCGCCTGCACCACGCGTTTGCGCATCAGCCGCATATACTCGGGCCCCTGCAATGACACGCGCTGTGAGCGGCCCGTCGCATCGAGGGGGAATGGATACCCGTGATCGGCCAACTCATTCATGCCATGCCACGTGCGGTCCAGCACGCGTTCCATCCAACGATAGTCCGCCAGGCGACCACCCATGTCGTAGCGGCTGTCCATGGCGGTCTCGCGTTTACCTTCGTCCGGCGAGATGTACCACACCGTGGTTCCTGCCGCCGCCGTCGCTCCGGAAGAGCCGCAGTATCCCTTCTCCGCCAGCACGACGTTTGTGGCGCCGTTGCGTACGGCCTCCAGTGCAGCCCACGTACCTGCGGGACCGCCGCCTATCACCAGGACATCAGCTTCCAACTCGGTATCTGTGGATGACGAGGATTTCGTGCGCTTGACCTGATTCATTTGTCACTCCAAGGTTTCATGCAGCAACCAGCAATGCTAGGCAACACATCCCGACATGGGAATGAAGCTTTTGGCATTAGTTAGTGCGCAAACTGGCGCACGACGTCTGTCCGACGTTGCCTACCAGCGCGGATGGACCGGGTCGAAGACTGAGGTGCGCCAGAAGCGCCTGGCGATCTCAGCATAGCCACGGTAGTAGAAGCCGCCATTGCCGTGTAGTACTGCGGCGCGATGCGCGCGGAAATAACGGGGGATGTGATACCAGGGCAGTGTGGGAAACAGGTGATGCACGTAGTGGAGGTTGTTGTAGAGGTAAAGCAGGCCACCAATGCTGTTGGATTCCACGATAGCCGTGCGTTCCACTGGACGTTCACCCCAGCGATGCTCGGTGAACGTCCGGAGCTGACCGAGCATCATGCCGGGATAGACGAAGTACAGCAGGTACTCCCACCAGCGCATGCCGGCCAGCGCCAGCGCGAAGTACAGCAAGGGCGTCGCGGACAACGCATGTATCGCCCAGATCTTCAGACGACTGAAATCGCCTGCAATCAGGCACCGATACTCATTGCGCGCGAGCCGTACCAGACGCAGGAAGGGGCCGCATATCAAACGCACTGGCAGGATCTGATTGGCGCGATAGATCGCGCGCCATGTGACGCTCATTGCCTGCCATTGAGTGGGGCTGTGGTACGCGGTTTCCGTGTCCTTCTGGGGATGGGTGAGATGGACATTGATGTGGTGCGTGCTGTGTCCCTTGTTATAGAACGGATACGGTAGCCACAGGTTGATGGGTGGCCAGACTACGGCAGTACGCAACCAGATCGGCAGGTGCCGCATGGCGTGAATGGATTCGTGCTGCAGGGAAAAATGGAGCTGCGCGACATAGCCGCCCGCCAGGAACAGCAGCGGCCCGGGGATGCTTGCGTGCCACCAGACCAACGCGGCCCACGCGGCATAAAGTACGGCGGCCAGTGCAATGGTGGGAAGTTCATAGCGGTCCCAGGCATGCGACGAGCGTTTCGGCGTGGGCAGCCGCGTCGAGTGGGCTGGCGATGTGCTGTAGTCGGTTGCCGGCACTTTGGCCTTTCCCGTTGGTG
This genomic interval from Cupriavidus metallidurans CH34 contains the following:
- a CDS encoding cbb3-type cytochrome c oxidase subunit II, with amino-acid sequence MNNENALLAGGMTMLAIATSALVVIPYLQLHDVKPTPGLKPYTTAELRGRGVYIANGCIYCHSQQPRDSSFAPDAKRGWGRAAVAGDYYYDSPHLLGTMRTGPDLMNIGVRQPSADWHLGHLYQPRAYVSGSIMPSYPYLFDAKDAPDAGEKAITLPPGYAPVGKVIVPTAAALDLVAYLQSLNRTGPVLPPINGAAAR
- a CDS encoding c-type cytochrome, whose protein sequence is MTDVRETRQAEAARAREHEDPHENQAPIPRYVLAMVAVLVAWGAWYIATAPINQAPELGDRRTLADLRGNAKGAGAKVDGAAIFQSRCVACHQSNGQGLPGVFPPLAGSEWVNGNESRVARIVLRGVTGKLTVKGAVYNGAMPAFADQLTDAEIAAVLTHVRVQWGNSASAISAEAVAASRADTAGMKGSFDGDAALGGSGG
- a CDS encoding SCO family protein yields the protein MATPRLAGPAARPWLALAAVLAAGIGGLHALTYGLSAWTLDERRDLRIASLDLRMPATAVRNQQGHGVQLFSGNATSTVYIVDFIYTRCNTVCSALGGEFAQLSHQVKADGLSGQLGLVSISLDARDTAGDLKTYAATYRASLPEWEVVTASDSRELNALLRQADVIAIPDGMGGITHNGALDVVSANGVVLATYPMEQFQQAYLFARSVVRQAAR
- a CDS encoding SDR family oxidoreductase, which gives rise to MPAQQQGTTTGRSGTVIGRSCEACSYRPVRRTILRSLAEGAAYKANAGASIVAALDGLARTLAVELAPIRVNVVSPGVVDSPTWDFLPSDARASVLHGIGAGLPVGRVGTASELAQAGRFLIANGFATGTVLQIDGGDVE
- a CDS encoding alpha/beta fold hydrolase, which codes for MSAYRQNFIEANGIRLHVAEQGEGPLVLLCHGFPETSHAWRHQLAALAQAGFHAVAPDLRGYGLSDCPEGIGQYTTLDVVGDLVALVGVLGESEGVIVGNDWGATIAWQAAMLRPDRFRGVVALGVPMMGRAPFAPSRLFPQNDQAWFYTHYFSKPGLAESELKRDVAATLRKIYFSASGDVGVRGASTPNPFGLVPRGKQYLDALGDFPSLPDWLGSSDLEAFVRAFNVSSFRGGLNYYRNLDRNWEMQAAFEGLRIEVPALYLVGERDTGLAMPGMREIIDAMPKIVPKLRKSDVVPTAGHWLPQEAPDVVNAALVEFLREL
- a CDS encoding RrF2 family transcriptional regulator, which produces MRFDTRLARLLHVLVHMHLRGGSTTSENIALMLHTNPVVVRRTMAALRDAGYVQSTGGRGGGWDLARDLEDFTVKDVYVAIAHTALFALGPADDNPACPVEAAVNRHINEALSSAEMTMLRFFGEKRLAEIARDATSSISGKPSGQV
- a CDS encoding ABC transporter substrate-binding protein, yielding MSSVFEASYVNGGRRSLLRGIGAAAAGVSGVLPGLSLAQQREQATLATGSAGYTWALTAVAESAGYWKKRNVDLRVQDFTTGRDAMQALLGGSANFSTTTDTPLVFAVLQGLKPAVLANFSRYSYDMKIVASERSGIDPRNPASLRGKKIGTPAGTSGQYALAKYLEFAKLAPGDITQINIAPSDLVGALVRGDIDAFSWTALAGSAAQRQSGGKVVFLTQNGYEKYFRSHQLLLVNQATLSSRKPLLSDAVNALLDAENHIHTNAAWPEQVSSRVRSTPEEIRQFTSTFEFKVEFNKSFVEDLVSQAQWAIDNKLAPRPTGDLRELFRSVIHDETLKSINPSRVSLG
- a CDS encoding ABC transporter ATP-binding protein; translation: MGELIQFQHVSQFFAVRDSTPTQALNEVSLDVRAGEFVCLIGPSGCGKTTLMHLLAGFVKPTAGAVRFRSELVRGPGPERGAVFQEYALFPWMTARQNVEFGLRALKVDAGERKRRALQALERVHLSHAADRYPNELSGGMRQRIAVARSLVVEPQVLLMDEPFAAVDAMTRASLQNDLLRLWQETGVSVLFVTHNIDEAIFLAQRVVVMAAHPGSVRADIAIELPYPRQRGSLEFAQHYAEIESALAEGYERRAG
- a CDS encoding ABC transporter permease encodes the protein MSFPSIAQPELGAEGRRQGGAAATVADTVSLAERFQQDSERQERSRRRGRIALNLLGVALFLLAWEAIPHVFEWINPALFPPPSKVLEAAIPLIRSGELFGHIGMSLLRAISGFVIALVLGISVGVLTARIPLLQYVSEPVLHGFRSVPSLAVVPLAVLWFGIGEAPKVALIAWGAFFPIWITTFIGVRDTNVVYLRSAASLGAGRLQQLFLVVLPAALPFILAGVRQALAVSLVVLVAAELSGSTQGIAYMMSLGHQLFQVEIMFIGLVLLGVFGFLADRLFLLVTRKLFPWYHTVS
- a CDS encoding amidohydrolase; translated protein: MGATRGLLVLHNGQIHTFDARHPRAHAIALRNGSVVALDDAAMALAQQAEAVRDLQGACVIPGFNDTHAHMEREGLKTLRPSLAQARSVADVLNVVRERARLTPKGQYIVTMPVGTPPYYFGGPAQLREARMPTREELDAAAPDHPVYIPAHFGNWGKPPGRAALNSLALRRNGLTPASQSRCVGVEIGLDAQGQLNGEIVEHNNRPTIEFDLLPDVPRFGFAERIQGLRISQRLYHAQGVTSIYEGHGSAPETISVYRRLWEEGELTMRTSLVVSPTWDNLTEAARAMRDWLAVARGRGLGDPWLRVSGVHLAYGGDAAVACCARQDLPNTGWSGFVEQAVTPADYRALCFLAAEHDLRVNTIVGDRLHEIVPVLREVDARFPLNGRRWVMQHIARARREDLLALKSLGILATTIPTYCLWKGGSAYLDETDGGNAVVPHATFEELGLTYALATDNIPYQPFFTLWVAARRQERVSGRTIGPGQALSLQQGLAAFTVAGARLTFDEDWKGPLYPGYAADLAVLSDDPFSQEPEEWKTLHSTLTIVGGRVVHEAEAA
- a CDS encoding 4Fe-4S dicluster domain-containing protein, whose protein sequence is MIELISESRCTGCNICVRVCPVNVFDAVPQAAPTIARQADCQTCFMCEAWCPEDAMFVSPNAEASTGVSEQSLVREELLGSYRKNIGWNRGFPEKRGVDDSYQLLSMPGAR